The DNA sequence TTTTCAGAACCGGTTACCAAGTCCACCAAGAGGGTCGTAGGGGCTTTTCTAGCACTAGATCGAGAGCTAGCTCATGCCAGGCATTTCCCCTCCATAAACTGGCTTTTATCCTACAGCAGCTATATTCCTATGTTGAAAGATTGGTTTAAAGAGAATGTGGCATCAGATATGTTAAGTATCAGATCTAAAATGATGGGGATTCTTCAAGAAGAAAACAAACTTATGGACATTGTAAAACTGGTAGGAGAGGGAGTGTTACCGGATGACCAGAGGGTTATACTGGAGATAGCCAGAATCATAAAGACGGGATATCTCCAGCAAAATGCCTATCATCCCCAGGATTTCTATGTGGCTCTTTCCCGTCAGTATAGTATGCTCAAGGTAATTGATCAGCTTTATGACCGGGCATATTCCTGCGTAAAAAAGAGCATACCCCTTTCTAAAATTAAAGATGAGAAGCTTTTTTCCGAAATAATCATGATGAAATACAATGCTACTGAAGCAAAACCCGGGCTCTTCCAGGAGCTTATCGACCGGATAAATCATTATTACGACAGCATAGAGAACTTATACAAGGAAGGTAAAGCAGATGAAAGTTAGATATTTAAAATTAGAAAAAGCTGAAGGCCCTCTTGTAATTATGGATGAAGTCAAAGATGCGGTCTATGGTGAAATAGTAGATCTAGAGATGTCTAACAAAGAACACCGAATGGGTGAAGTAGTTCAGATTGATAGAGGAAAAGTTATCATACAGGTTTTTCAGGGGACATCAGGCATTTCTTTAGATGGTGTCAGTGTGAGTTTTTCCGGAAAACCTATGGAAATACCTATGTCAAGTGAAATTCTCGGCAGAGTCTTTAGTGGCACGGCAAAGCCTATAGACGGTGCTGGAGAGATATATTCCCATAAAAATTACAACATAAATGGCCGGCCTATGAACCCTGTAGCAAGACTTTACCCGAGAAACTACATCCTGACCGGGGTTTCGTCTATAGATGGTCTTATGACCCTAATTAGGGGTCAGAAGTTACCTATTTTTTCAGGAGATGGCCTTCCTCACAATCAGTTGGCAGCCCAGATTGCCAGACAAGCCAGGATTTCGGGTGAAGAGGTAGATAGCTTTGTGGTGGTTTTTGCAGCTATGGGTATAAAGCACGACGAGGCTAATTTTTTTCGGAAAGATTTTGAAGAGGCTGGGGTTATGAGCAGGGTGGTCATGTTTTTAAATCTGGCCGATGATCCGGTCATGGAGAGGATTATCACTCCCAGATGTGCCCTTACTGCTGCCGAGTATCTTGCTTTTGAATGTGACATGCATGTATTGGTAATAATGACCGACATTACCAGTTACTGTGAGGCATTGAGGGAGATCTCTTCAGCCAGAGAAGAAGTGCCCTCCAGAAAGGGATATCCGGGGTACCTTTATTCAGACCTTGCTAACCTCTATGAAAGGGCAGGGATGTTGAAGGGATCTAAAGGAAGCATTACCCAGATAGCCATACTTACTATGCCCAATGATGATATCACCCATCCAGTACCAGACTTGACCGGGTATATCACCGAGGGGCAAATAGTTTTGAATAGGTCACTATATCAAATGGGAATTTATCCTCCTATTAATATCCTCCCATCGTTGTCGCGACTCATGAAGGATGGCATTGGTGAGAAATACACCCGGGAAGACCATCCTGATGTGGCAAACCAAGTTTTTTCCTCCTACTCCAGGGTCCAGGAGATAAGAGCTTTGGCCCAGATCATAGGGGAAGATGAGCTTTCAGAGATAGACGGTAAGTATATGCACTTTGGTCGGCAGTTTGAAGAACAGTTTGCAAAACAAGACTTTGAAGAACATCGAGATATAAATCAGACTCTGGAAATAATGTGGGAGCTTCTTAGGATTTTGCCTGAAAAGGAACTCACCAGAATAGATCCTTCTCTGATAAAAAAATATTTCAGGAAGTAATTTTGAATGCAAGAAAACATTGCTTCAACTAAAGCCAATCTAATAGCTGCACAAATCTCTCTGGACTTTTCCAAAAAAGGTTACGAACTTTTGGATAAAAAGAGGAATGTACTCATTAGAGAGATGATGGAATTTATGGACAGGGCTAAAGAAATTCAACAAAAAATGCGAGATATCTTCAAAGATGCTTATGAAGCTCTAACTGTGGCCAACATTACCATTGGAATAAATGAAGTTCATGAAGTGGCCAGGTCTATACCTGAAGCTACTGAATTTAGCATTCTTAGCTATAGTGTTATGGGTGTTGAAATTCCTCAAATAAAGTACGAAAAGCGCGAGATCGTTCCTTACTACAGTTTTTATCATACCAATACAGCTCTGGATGTAGCTCTACAAAAATTTCACCAGGTGAAATATCTACTCTATGAACTGGCAGAAATAGAGGATTCAGTGTATAAACTGGCCATAGAAATAAAAAGGACCCAAAAAAGGACTAATGCTCTGAAGAACATCCAGATACCCAAGTACGAAAACCTGGTGAAGTTTATCTCCGAAGTCCTGGAAGAAAAGGAGAGGGAGGACTTTTTCCGGCTTAAGGTCTTGAAGAAGAAAAAACTCCACCGGGTATTATCGGAGTAAATACCTGGAAGATTCCCCAAATTTTTGTAACCGAAAGCCTAAATTCGAATTTTACAATCCTCAGTTTTACTTTAAGCAAAGATGATGTCAGTGGAGAAGAGAGTTAGACTGGAGAAATAGTAATGGAAGATAAATTAAATAAAAAAATAGTATTATTGATAGCTACTTTAGGAGCTTTTATTGTACCATTTATGGTGTCATCTGTTAATATAGCCTTACCTTCTATAGGTAAAGAGTTTGCCATGAATACCGTTTTACTGAATTGGGTTGTGTTATCTTTTATGTTATCTGTAGCTATTTTTATTTTGCCATTTGGAAGATTAGCAGATATCTTTGGCCGAAAGAGGCTTCTTCTATATGGAATGTCATTTTTTACTCTTTCCTCTGTACTTTGCGGACTATCCTTTAATCCAGACATGTTAATTGCCTCCCGAGTTCTGCAGGGAATAAGCAGTGCCATGGTATCTGTAACTTTGGTGTCAATACTAAGCTCGGTATTTTTTAAAGGGGATCGGGGCAGGGCACTTGGAATTAATGTAGCTGCAACTTATATCGGTTTATCTTCCGGACCATTTTTAGGTGGATTATTAACCAAATATTTGGGCTGGAGAAGTATTTTCTTTTTAGTTGTACCAATAGGAATAATGGTTATCATTATTTTATTGAATTTAAAGCAAAACTGGGCTGAAGCAAAGGACGAGGAGTTTGATTATAAAGGTTCTATAATTTATAGTATTGGTCTTTTCGGGGTAGTATATGGCCTTTCTCTGGTTCGCTCCTTTTGGGGTCCTATACTCATGCTCATAGGATTCATATTAGTGGTCCTTTTTGGTTTATATGAAAATAGAGTTAAAAATCCCATACTTAACATGACTTTAATAAAAAACAACAAAATACTTACCTTTTCGTCTCTTGCAGCATTGATTAATTATAGTGCGACTTTTGTTATTAGCTATCTCTTGAGCCTTTATTTGCAATATATTAAAGGTTTTGATCCCCAGCAGGCGGGGTTAATCCTGGTGGCACAACCCCTGGTTCAGGCTTTATTCTCACCTCTTGCGGGCGGGTTGTCAGACCGAATTGAGCCTCAAATAGTTGCTTCTTTGGGTATGGCGGTAACTTCAATTGGTCTCGCCTTTTTTATCTTTCTAACTGAGAATACCGGCATAGAGTATATTATTACTGCATTATCGGTAGTCGGTTTTGGTTTTGCCCTTTTCTCATCTCCGAATACTAACGCAATCATGAGTTCGGTAAGCAAAAAATACTATGGTGTTGCATCTGGGATTATTGGTTCGGCTCGTTCAGTAGGGCAGGCCTTTAGTATGGGGATCACTTCCTTGGTGATGGTATTTTATATGGGGAATATTCAGATCAGCCGCAATAACCATCCAAATTTTATGATCAGTTTTAAAGCAACTTTTATTATACTTGCCCTGCTTTGTTTTTTGGGTATATTTGCTTCTATTGCAAGAGGTAAAATAAATAAAATAAGAGAATAAGCTTGGATTAAAAATTAAAGATGTTGACAAAACATTTCTTTTGTTGTATATACTTTACTATAAATGGTCGATAAATTTCATTGATTATTTTACTATAGTTTTATATTATTGAGAAAGTGAGGTGATTTTGATGCCTTGCTGTGGTGGAAAAAAAGATAAAGGGAAAGATAAAGGGAAAGATAAAGGAAAAGGAAAAGATAAGTAAGAGAATTGAAATAGTAAATAGTAATATCAACAGTTAAAGCCCTAGCCATTTTATGGTTTTAGGGCTTTACTTTTAAAAAATAATTCAGTCAGGGAAGAATACCGCTAATCTTTACTGCAGTATAGGCTAGAAGAAGAGATAAGATACCGTTAATAATAATTCTTAATTTTAGTTGATGAAGATATTGGTTGATCATCGCTCCGAATAAAGCCCAGGTTAAAACAGCACTAAAAGCTATTAGAGAAAAAACCAAAGAAAATAGAACAATATAAAGAAGATTACCAATAA is a window from the Candidatus Atribacteria bacterium genome containing:
- a CDS encoding V-type ATP synthase subunit B encodes the protein MKVRYLKLEKAEGPLVIMDEVKDAVYGEIVDLEMSNKEHRMGEVVQIDRGKVIIQVFQGTSGISLDGVSVSFSGKPMEIPMSSEILGRVFSGTAKPIDGAGEIYSHKNYNINGRPMNPVARLYPRNYILTGVSSIDGLMTLIRGQKLPIFSGDGLPHNQLAAQIARQARISGEEVDSFVVVFAAMGIKHDEANFFRKDFEEAGVMSRVVMFLNLADDPVMERIITPRCALTAAEYLAFECDMHVLVIMTDITSYCEALREISSAREEVPSRKGYPGYLYSDLANLYERAGMLKGSKGSITQIAILTMPNDDITHPVPDLTGYITEGQIVLNRSLYQMGIYPPINILPSLSRLMKDGIGEKYTREDHPDVANQVFSSYSRVQEIRALAQIIGEDELSEIDGKYMHFGRQFEEQFAKQDFEEHRDINQTLEIMWELLRILPEKELTRIDPSLIKKYFRK
- a CDS encoding MFS transporter codes for the protein MEDKLNKKIVLLIATLGAFIVPFMVSSVNIALPSIGKEFAMNTVLLNWVVLSFMLSVAIFILPFGRLADIFGRKRLLLYGMSFFTLSSVLCGLSFNPDMLIASRVLQGISSAMVSVTLVSILSSVFFKGDRGRALGINVAATYIGLSSGPFLGGLLTKYLGWRSIFFLVVPIGIMVIIILLNLKQNWAEAKDEEFDYKGSIIYSIGLFGVVYGLSLVRSFWGPILMLIGFILVVLFGLYENRVKNPILNMTLIKNNKILTFSSLAALINYSATFVISYLLSLYLQYIKGFDPQQAGLILVAQPLVQALFSPLAGGLSDRIEPQIVASLGMAVTSIGLAFFIFLTENTGIEYIITALSVVGFGFALFSSPNTNAIMSSVSKKYYGVASGIIGSARSVGQAFSMGITSLVMVFYMGNIQISRNNHPNFMISFKATFIILALLCFLGIFASIARGKINKIRE
- a CDS encoding V-type ATP synthase subunit D; protein product: MQENIASTKANLIAAQISLDFSKKGYELLDKKRNVLIREMMEFMDRAKEIQQKMRDIFKDAYEALTVANITIGINEVHEVARSIPEATEFSILSYSVMGVEIPQIKYEKREIVPYYSFYHTNTALDVALQKFHQVKYLLYELAEIEDSVYKLAIEIKRTQKRTNALKNIQIPKYENLVKFISEVLEEKEREDFFRLKVLKKKKLHRVLSE